TTCAACCAGTCACTATTCTGGACTTTTTCAAAGTTTCTTATGTGGAAATAAACTTGATAAATCCTTACCTAAAGAAACGCTTATCAAAGCAGGAGTTTATCATCTTATTGTTGTTTCAGGTGGACACTTTTTGTTTTTAGATTTCATATTAAATTTTCTTAAAATCCCACTTTTTCTTCGTTGTTTGTTTTTATTTATTTATTACTTAGCCACAGGGTTACAGGCGCCTGGCTTTCGCGCCTTGATTCACATTTTATTTTCAATACTCATTTCTTTCAGCTCTGTAAGTACTTCTAGATTAAACAAGCTTGTATTTTCTGGAATCATTTGTTTGATTTTAAACAACTCCTACTGGCGCTCATTAAGTTTTTGGCTTAGTTTTTCTGTGTGCTTGGCTCTGACAACCACCAAAACTCTTTTCTTTAACGAAAAGCCCATTAATAAGTTTATTATTGAAAATATCACCATTTATATTTTTTTAATGCCCTTTTTAATCACGCTCAGTTACAGCCATCCACTGACCCTATTTATTGGAAGCATCTTGGTGACACCCTCCTTCTATTTTTTAACTATAAGTACCCTTCTAATTTTTATTTTTAAGGTTTTACATCTTAACCTTTGGATTTACGAATATGATAAAATCATAAAATTTTATTTTGATTTTTTAGATCAAGTGGGAAGTTTTTCATCTTATAAAAATAACTTGCCTTGGAGTTGGTCGTGGTTTTGGACTTATCTTTTTATTTTATTTATTATGGGCCACTTCATCAAAGTCATACTCGAAAGAAAATCAACCCATGTTTAGAACAGGGATCATTATATTTTTTCTCGTATTTTCCACAATTGAGGCTGGAGTAGGAACAAAAGAATTTAAAACTTCAGCCCATAACTCCAGCAGAAAATCCAACAGCGAAAATACTGTCCATAAGTTCCATAATTACCATGGGTTCCATAATTTCCATAAAAAGAAATCAAAAAAAATTAGAAAAAAATCAGATCTATCTAAATAGTCTCTAAGTTTTTATCAATGGATTGGCGAACCCCTTTTTTAGTGCTTTGGTTTGTAAGCTCTAAACTCCATGTGAAGATCATGAGCCACGGGTTCATAACAAACGTACCCATTGTACACATTTATTCCTTTTAATAAAGCTGCGTCTTTGGCCACTGCATCTTCCACGCCCATTGCGGCAATCATTGAGCCGTACTTTAAAGTCATATTTGTTAAGGCATAAGTAGATGTCCTTGGTACAACTCCAGGCATGTTTGGAACGCAATAATGAATGACCCCATCGACTTCATAGGTCGGTTGCTGGTGCGAGGTTGGCCTGCAGGTTTCAATACATCCCCCCTGATCCACGGCCACATCCACGACGACAGAACCCTTTGACATGCTCGAAACAAGTTCCTTACTTACGAGGGTTGGAGCTTTCTGACCTGTGATAAGGACCCCGCCAATCAGTAAATCACAATCTCTTACAGCTTCCTCAATATTCTTTGTATTTGAATACAAGGTCATCAGACGTCCTTGGAAAATATCATCTAGATATTCTAATCTTGCCGTATTTAAATCTAATACAGTCACATTAGCACCAAGTCCCATGGCCATTTTGGCAGCATTAGTTCCTACAACGCCCCCACCTATAATCGTCACTTTGGCAGGTCGAACACCTGTAACTCCACCCAGTAAAATCCCTTTACCACCGTGATCTTTTTGTAAATAAAACGCACCGATTTGGGTTGCCATTCTTCCTGCTACTTCACTCATAGGTTTTAATAAAGGCAAAGATCCATCTGGTAATTGAATGGTTTCATAGGCAATAGCTTTTACCTTTCTTTCACAAAGCACCTTTGTTAATTTTGGTTCTGCAGCTAAGTGTAGGTAGGTGTACAAAATTTGATTTTCTCTTAATAATTCATACTCATCAGAAAGCGGTTCTTTCACCTTCATGATCATATCTGCTTTTTTATAAACTTCAGCTTTGGTATCTAAAATCTTAGCACCCATTTTTACGTACTGCTCATTTGTAATCTGAGATCCCAGCCCTGCATCTTTTTCAATATAAACAGTATTGCCTTCTTTAACTAATTGCTTAACACCCGCCTCGGTTATGCCAACACGGTTTTCACTGATCTTAATTTCTTTTGGTACCCCAATAATCATTTTGAACTCCTTTACTTATTTCTCTTTTTTAGCTGCAACTTTAGTTTTTTTCTCTTCATTATTTTTAGAGGTTTTGGCGCTTGATTTTTTGGTTGCCTCATAGGCTTCCTTTGAACTCTTGCCTTGTTTCACTAAATTAGCAATTTCTTCTTTTCTTTTCTTATTCATAAAAATACCTTCCTTTTATTTAAAAAAAACATGATGATGTTTTTATAAAATTGAAAAGCAAAGGTTACAATCAATTTAAAATTTTAGGACCTTTATAGAAGCAAAGCGAAAGGGTTTTTATGCAACACAACAGACTGGGAAAAGCTGGCCTTAAGATTTCTGAACTTTCCTTTGGCTCCTGGGTCACTTTCCACAATCAGCTTTCTATAAAGGAAGTCATGGATACCATGTCTATTGCTTACGATCATGGAGTCAACTTTTTTGATAATGCTGAAGTCTATGCCCATGGAAAGTCAGAAGAAATAATGGGGGAAGCCCTTAAGAAGCTGGCTTGGCCCCGAATGAAGTATATGGTTTCAACCAAGTTTTTTTGGGGAATTTCAGATGGCCCAAATGAAAAAAATACCCTCAACAGAAAATACCTCCTTCATGCCATGGAATGCAGTCTGAAAAGATTTTCTTTAGAATATGTTGATATCGTTTACTGCCATCGTCCAGATCCCCATACTCCTCTAGAAGAAACCGTCTGGGCCATGCATGACATTATTTCTAAAGGACAAGCCCTTTATTGGGGCACAAGTGAATGGAGCGCTGATGAAATAAGAGCGGCCTATCTGATAGCGGAAAAACATCATCTTCACAAACCTATTGTCGAGCAACCTCAATATAACTTATTTCACCGAGCCAAAGTGGAACATGAGTTTTCTCGCCTCTATGAAGACTTTGGCGTAGGGCTTACTACTTGGTCTCCCCTCAGCAGTGGTCTATTGAGCGGTAAATATCTAGATAAAATTCCCAACAACTCCCGAGCTCAGATGAAATCCATGTCCTGGCTTCGAGAAGAAATTGATAATGAAAAGAAAAAAAATCAAATAAAGCAGTTTTGTATTTTAGCTTCTGATCTGAGCATGAAACCTTCTCAATTAGCCATTTCCTGGTGTTTAACAAATCCCCATGTCTCAAGTGTTATTTTAGGAGCTAGCTCTAATGATCAGCTCATTGAAAACCTGAAATCAACAGAATATAAAAAGCTGTTAACTCCTGAGATTGTTTTGAAACTGAATACGATATTTTGCTAAGAAAAACTATCTTTTTAACTAATACATTTTATTCTTTTTTAGGTAAAATGGATCGATAGAGTTCCGAATTTTCTCCAAAACCATTTTTTATAAACTCTATAAATTTTGGATCCATTTCCTCGTACGAAAGTAATATGTTTGAAATTATTTTTTCAACTGTCATATCATGCGATGATTCCCACATTAAAAATTCCATTCTCGCAACTTGTAAACGTATTGCCTTAAAAACCTCGTCTCTGGGGTTGGCTTTAAGTTCATCATATTTAATGTCAAATTTTCCCTGTCTTGATTCGTCTAAAAAGTATTTTTGTAGGAATGGATCTTTAAAATAATCTTCAGTCATTAAGGAATCCAAAAATGATTCGTTGCGAGCATTAGAAAGATCAATCAAGGCTCTGAGAGTCCATGCGGAAAAAGACATGCTATCATGCCAAGATCTTGAATTATCATAGGATTTATTAAAATCAATTGGCTTATAAAACTTATTCAAAAAAGTCAGTCCACTTGAATAATATAACTTAAAAATCCTTTTTTCTATCAAAGATGTTGAAGCTCCTCCGAAATCTAAAAGTAACTGATTGTACCCTCTCCATAGGGACCTTGCATGATCTAATAATTCTGATTCTGATAAAGATTTAAAGTACCGAGTGAATTTTTCAAACTCAATGTGCGTGTCACCTCTTTCTAACTTTGGAACAGAAAGTAATTTAAAAATTTCCTCCTTTTTGGAAGGATTTGCTAAAGTTAAAACTTCATTTATGTGAACAATTCGATACCGAGCTTCACTTGATAATCTAGAGGGATCTAGGGTTTTAAAAACTTTTCTTAACTCCATCATGTAGTTTGGATGCAATAAATACCCAATAAAATGAAATAAATCATGGGTTGCCATTAGTAAGGGGAATCGACCATGCATCATTTCTCTAATAACAACTTCCTCCGGCAAATTGAATCCACCATCTTCATCTACTTTGTATATTTTAAAACCTGATTCTGTTGGCCATGGATCAACTCCAGGTACGATAAATTTATACTCCACTTGATTTTCAATTTCCCTTTTTTTAAAAAATACTATTGATGGTAATATTCTTAAATCGTGCGGTATCTTCATTAAATCAAGTGCTCTGATAAATCTCTTAGTCACTTCTTCATGGGTCGGCAGAGGACTATCTATTTCTTTAACTTTAAATCTTAATATGGACAAGATTCTAAGTTTTCTTTCCTTTTCAGTCACTTCTTCCAATATTTTATTCAGTTCACCAATACCATTCCACATATCCTCGATACGCCATCCTCGATTTAAAGACGGGTTTCTGGCTGGATCTAAAAGTTTACTTTTATCGTTAAACAATTTGTAGGCATTTAAATATCCATTTTGAGTTTCAGAAAGCCCAGAGCTATTCTCAATGTAAAATAGATGACAATTATCCTTGGCAATTGAAAAATTGAATATAAATACAAATAGTATTAAAATAACTATATTCAAAGTAACTGAAAGTTTCAGAGTTGTGATATGCCTCATATGAAGACTTGTTTTCCATAATCATGCCAAAAAGATCCAAATTAATGTCTCCTAGGAATCAATACGTCTTACTATATCACTTAAAATCCAATCGTTGATCTTGGTATATTTGATTATAGACATTTTTTGTCAAATTATCTGAATTCATAGATTTAAACTTATTTTAGACACTTTTTTGTTTCCTAATGACATTTTTCTTTAAAATCGATTAAATTGGAGCCATGTCATCAAATTCAAAGAGTATAACTGCAAGCCATATCGCTGTTGGGTCTGAACTTACTTCAGGACAAACTGTGAATACAAACTCTCACTTTATGGCAGGATACCTACAAAAACGAGGAGTGCTAAATAATTATCATCTCATTGTTCCAGATAATAAATCATTGATAGTTAGAGCCTTAGACCTTTGTACTCCTGATTCGAATTGGATTTTTATTTACGGTGGGTTAGGACCAACAACAGATGATTTTACCCGAGTTGTTGTTTCTGAGTGGGCAAATTTAAGTTTGGAATTTCATGAACCAACTTGGAAATATATTAAAGACAATTTAGCTAGTAGAAATTATCCTGTCCGCGAATTCCAAAGTCAACAGGCCTACTTCCCCAAAGGGGCCTTGATCATGCCAAATTCAAAAGGAACAGCTCATGGTTTTTGTTTTTCTTGGAATCAAAAAATGTTCTTTCTTTTGCCTGGTCCTCCTAAAGAAATTCTTTCAATATGTGAAAATTTTCTATTTGAATACATTGATCGACATACAAAAAACTTAAATCAATGGTTGACCTTCACATGGAATACTCTTGGGCAAGGTGAAAGCGAAATTGCAAACCAAGTTGAACAGGAATTAATCAATTTCCCAGTTGAGGTGGGTTATCGAGTGAACCAACCTTATGTAGAGGTTAAGATTTCTTTTTTTAAAGAGGACTTAATTAAGAACAAACCCTTACTTGAAACCATTGATTCTCTTCTTGAACCTATACTTGCCTATAAACAAGAAGCCCCTTACAAAGATTTTTTCTTAAGAAAACTCGCTTCAATTAAAGAGTTGGAAATTCAAGATAATTATACCTTCGGACTTATTTATGAAGATTTAAAAAACTGGGGTATTAAATTAAGCGAGATGAATTTTATCATCTCCTCACAAATTCGTGAAATTCAATTAAGGAATTATTTTATCATTAATAAAATGGACTCTGAAACGGTATCTATTAAAATAGCAATCGAAAATAAAATCTTAGATTTCGAATTGAAAACAACGACAATTATCACTTGGTCAACAGAAAGAAAAGCCTTGTATATTAAAGAAAAAATTTATTTGTATTTGATTAAACATCTTTAAAAGAATTAGAGTATTTTTCTCACAATTTGTGACTGGATACTTTTTTCTTAAAGTGCCCAAGAGCTAAATTTTTTGATTTCTTCGGAAAGGTCTATTCCCAGCTCAACGTGCCGGTATTTACTTTGAGAATCTTTTATCAATTGTACTAGCTTATTCATCAAATCATGACCTGCTTTGTATAAAACAACATGTCCCATAAGAGGCATTTCAAGATTAACGAGATCCCCCAAAGCATCTAGGCATTTATGCCTTACGAATTCATCTTGAAACCGAAGTCCCGTTGGATTTAAAATTTTTGTTTCATCTAAAACGATGGCATTTTCTAGACTTCCACCTTTGGCAAGCCCTCTAGCCTGCAGAGCTTCCACATCCTTAAGAAATCCAAAGGTACGGGCCGGAGCAATTTCTCGAGCAAAAGAAGATTCATTGATATCAATATCAATTTTTTGTTTGCCAATTTGCGAATGGGGAAAGTCTATTGTCACCGTCAATCTTAACCCATGATAAGGAAGAACATAGGCCTGCTTATCACCTTCCGTCAGGTAGATAGGCTCTGTGATATAACAATATTGTCGAGGCTGATCCTGCTCTATGACTCCGGCTTTTTGAATGGCTTCATAAAAAATTTTGGCACTTCCATCACCAATGGGAATTTCAGGGCCATCAAGTTCAATAATCAAATTATCAATTCGCAAGGCCGATAAAGCTGCCAGACAGTGCTCAATCGTAGCCACTGTAAAATGAGGTCCCCCAATAGAAGTCTGATAGGCAGTGGCCTGAACATTTTCACTTTTAACTTTTAAATAAGGAAGGCCCGGCAAATCAGAACGAACAAAATAAACCCCTGTGTTGGTGGGTGCTGGCCTGAAGGTTAGGGTGCAGGGATCTCCAGAATGAATGCCAATACCTTCTACCAAAGCTTTGTGTTTGATTGTTTTTTGCAGAAACATAGTTAAACTCCAAATAAAATCTTTTTAGCAAAATCAGTTAAGATTCTTCCGCGTTGAGTCTTTTGCAACAAACCTTCTTGAATCAGATAAGGCTCGTACACTTCCTCCAGAGTATCTCTTTCTTCGCTCAGGGCGGCCGAGAGAGTTTCAATTCCGACGGGACCGTCATTATACTTTTCATGAATTAAAGTTAAAATGTTTCTGTCCATGATATCCAAGCCCAGCTTATCCACACCTAAGCGATCCAAGGCATCCACAGCAACCTTTTCATTCACTCTCCCATCTCCTAAAATATCTGCAAAGTCCCTAACTCTTTTTAAAAGTCGATTGGCAATTCTGGGAGTTCCTCGGCTTCTTCTTGCAATTTCACCAGCGCCAAATTGATCGATTTTTACACCTAACAGGTCTGCATTTCGAGTCAAAATAGTCGTCAGGGATTCCCGATCATAGAATTGTAATCTTTCTACAATTCCAAATCGGTCACGAAAGGGAGCATTCAAAAGCCCTGCCCTGGTTGTCGCCCCCACCAAAGTAAAGGGGCTTAATTGAAATTTCATGGATCGAGAACCCAGTCCGTCGCCCGTTATAATGTCAATATAATAATCCTCCATCGCAGTGTAAAGATACTCTTCGATCGTGCGATTCAACCGGTGAATTTCATCAATAAAAAGAACAGAAAAGGGTTTAAGAGACGTCAGCAAAGCGGCCACATCTCCTTTTTTTTCTATCGCAGGTGCAGCCGTCATCTTGCATTCGACATTCATCTCGTTAGCAATAATCTTGGCGAGTGTGGTTTTCCCTAAGCCTGGAGGGCCACAAAAAAGCACATGATCCAAAGGTTCTTTTCTGAGTTTGGCCGCTTGAACGAAAATTTTTAATTTATCTTTGATATCATTTTGGCCGGGGAAATGAGAAAAGTCTTGAGGTCGTAATTCATTTTCCCATTTCTTTTCTTGTTCCAAATGAGTTGATTCAAATATTCTTTCCATGTTTTCCTTTATCTCAATGTGACTGAAATTATAATTGACTGAGCTGAGTCAAGGCCTTGCGAATTCCCTCTTCCACAGGAGTCGACTCTGACATATCTGAAAGATACTCCTCGATAATCTGTGATTTAAAGCCTAAATTTATCAGCGCTGAGGCTATCTGACTGTGATTAGACGAGGCTTCCTTGATTTTCTTTTTATCTTGAACCCTCACTAATTTTCCTTGCAATGAAAGAATGATTTGTTCGGCTGTTTTCTTGCCGATTTTTGGCAAAAGTGACAAGCCCTTCGCATCGCCAGAATCAATCATCTCAACGAGTTGGTTATAGGAAGCTCCAGACAAAATACTTAATGCCGATTTAGGACCAACCCCATTTACTTTTAACAAAGACAGGAAAAGATTTTTTTCTTCCTTTGATAAAAATCCAAATAATTGGAGTTGATCTTCCCGAACATGGGTGTAAACCCAAAAAACACATGGCTCAGCTGGTCTTGTAGAAAGTTCAGCTAGAGTACTTAAAGAACAATAAACCTCATACCCCACCCCATGGACATCAACGACAACGGATTCTGAATCAAGACTTAAACAAAATCCTTTTAAGTAACCAATCATACCAACTCCTGCCATTTCCTGTTTATCTCCATACGCGTAGAATGATGAAATGCAAGGGCTAACGCATCGGAAGCATCCAAATAATCAATATTTTTAATTCCTAAAAGGTGCTTTAAAACCTCATTGACCTGGTACTTATCATTTCCACCTGATCCAGTAATTCCCTTTTTTACTTCTCTGGTAGAGTACTCAAAAATCTCCGTTTTATATTCCATGGCTTTTTGAATACAAACTCCCCGAGCATGACCTAATTTAAAAGCCGAATCGGGATTCTTTCCTAAAAAGATTTTTTCAATGGAAACCATGTGAGGTTGGTATTTTAAAAACAGGATGTCCAAACTTTGGGAAAGTAAAAAAATTCTTTCATTGAATTTTTCCGTTTCTTTTTTTAACTGTATAATCCCATGGGTTAACACTTTCCTGTTATTATTTTCCACCTCAAGAATTCCAAAACCAGTTACCTGTGACCCAGGATCAATTCCCAATATTTTAACCATGAGATGATTCAAACATTTCATAAATAAGTAAGCAAGACATTATCCCTTGAATTATTCAATTCAGAATGTCACTATAAAAAAATGGCAGGATATTCCGTTGAGGTCATTGAAAAATATAGAACCGCATTAAAAAAAAATCCAAATTCCCAAGTCTTCGCTCCCCTTGCTGATGCCTATCGAGAAATGGGTCAATTAGATCTAGCAGAAAAAATATGCAATCAAGGAATATCAATCCACCCAGACTTCCCTGGTGGGTGGGTGGTTCTTGGAAAAATTTTAAAAGACAAAAATCTTCCTGAGAAGGCTATCATGGCCCTGGAACGAACGATTCAACTTTCTGGTGATAATATTTTAGCTCACACTTTATTGGGTGAAATTTATTTAGAAAAAAGGGAAGCCGTTAAAGCCATTAAATCTTTTAAAATGGTGCTCTTTTTTAATCCTCAACATGCAAAAGTAAAGAAAATTTTGGAAAAAATTGAAGCTTTGACTGCAAAAGATTTTAGTGAAGAGGTCTTTCAATTTAAAAAACTGACATTACCCGAAGACAGCAATCCTTACATTCCAGAGACAACAGCTTTGACCTTAGATCCTAAATCTCCAGAAAGAAGAGCTGAACACTCTCACCGCTCCCTCTTAAGAATCCTTTCTCTTGTTGATGCATTTATAGCCCGAAATGACTTAAAGAAATCCCTTGAACTTTTAACTCAAGCAGAAAAAGAATTTCCAAATGAAAAAGAAATTGCACATCGAATTAAAATTTTAAAGTCAAAAAATCAATTTTCATTTATAAGTTCCGAAAATCTAGCTTCTCCAGAAATGATAAAAACCCTCAATTCTTCTAAACAAAATCAAATCAAGCAGAAAAAATTAGAAATACTCACAAAGTTACTTCAGTCTATCGAAAGTGAAAAACCCCTTTAATCCTCTACCCTTCAGAGGGTAAAGAGCTAAAAGGTTCCGAAGGATAGATGATATCGAATATCCGATTCATTTTCCTTACGATCCAATTTTTTTCCTATTTCCATATTGAGAGCTCCAACTGGGGTATTATACCTTAAGCCGACGCCAACAGAATCTCTATAGTTATCCTTAAAAGGAAGATCTTTAATATAAACAGAACCACCATCATAGAAAACCCCTCCATGGAAATTTCCATAGACTGGAAATCGAATCTCTGATTTAAACAAAAACTGAGAAGCGTTGGTTTTCAAATTATATACATCCGTATCGCTCACAATTCCTAAATCTTCTTTATTTGGCACTACCTCTTCCGTACCAGATTCAAAACCCCTAATCGTAGACCTCCCTCCCAGAATAAATCCTTTTTTACTGAAAGGAACACCTCCATCTTCATGTTTACTTAAATTCTCTAAGTAACCTAGTCTCACGTTATGAGCCCAAACCCAATTTTTCTCAATGGGCCAATAATGCGAAACGCTCCCCGTGGCTCTTAAGTATTCAATGGTATCAGAACTTCCCAATGGAGGAGACGCGTACTCGACATTAAACCGAGCAAATACGCCTCTTGTTGGCAAAAAGGGATTATCGCGATAGTCAATATCCAAAGTAGGTCCCGCCGAAGCAATATTAAGTTCCTGAGTGGTTTCACTTGTAGAGAGCAAAAAGTCTCGGAACGTCTCCAGATTGTAGACTTCAAAAATACCTGTCACGTGGGTTGTAAAATCTTTTTCGATTGCATAAATATATTGATTACTTTCAGTCACTTTTTTATCACTAAAATCACTGACATACCTTGATCTTGAAACATTAATCCGTCCTCTGAGCCTCGTAAAAAATAAGTAGGGCTCAACATAACCCAAAATAACTTTTAACTCAGGGTATTTAATATCGGCAATATTGTATTTTCCTTCAAGTCTAGCAGAAACACCTCTGCCTGTGCCCAAGATATTTCTATAACCAATCCCCGTATATCCCCTTAAAGTTCCATTTCTTTCATTGGTGGCTCCTATGCCCATAGCAAAAAGTCCTGGCTCACGCTCGGTCACTTTAACTAAAACCGTTCGATCAGAAATACTGGTGCGTTGCTCAAGAGTTTTAATATCGATAGCATTAAAAAATCCTGTTTTCTGAAGACGAGAAATAGACTCCTCTATTTTACTTGGAGTGAGGATATCCCCTTTTTTAAATTCCAATTCAATTAAGATAATATTATCTTTGGTGTGCTGATTCCCCTCAATCGCAATGGAATTGACACTCACCTGAGGTCCCTCATTAATGATAAAACTGAGTTTTGCCTTGGTATTAGATATGTCGTAGGCAACCAAACTCTCTTTTTCATTCAATATGGAAACTTCTAAGTAGCCTTCCTCCTGATATTTATTTTTAATGATGGATATTGATTTCTCTAGTTTATTTAATTCCAAGGGATCCCCTGGCGACAATCCAATAAGCTGCATCAACACTTTGTCGTTGATACTTTTGTTCCCTTCAAAATAAACCGTATCAACGACGGTTAAGGGCCCCTCATCAAAGTTTATATAGATAATGACCTTATCCTTTGCTGAAGAATACACAGTCCTAATGTTTTGAATTTGAATCATCAGAAAACCTTGATTTTGTAATTCCAATTTAAAATTAGCAACAGATTCATCGATTTGCGTTTTGTTATAATATCGACTCTTTGTAAGATCTGAAGCCCCATTTAAAAAAATCTCCTCATAATATTTTTCTGACCTTGAATAAGTACCTTGAAAAATAATCTGATTAATAATGATTTTAGGACCTTCTTGAATATTAAATATGACTTTTTTATCAAAAGCCGTTGTCCCTACTTCTTCACTTCTAACATCGACACGCGCAAAACCTTTTTCTAAATAATAATTTTTAATTTTTGAGGACATTTCCGAAGCTACGTTTGGATTTGTTGAATTATAATTTTCTGTATCTAATAATTTCATTAGTTTAATTCTTGAAACTTGATTGTAACCTGAAAAGTCGAAAGTATATTTTTGAACATTATGAAGAGAAAAAATTAACTCTACTGATGTCTCACCTTCATTGAAAAGTTTTTGGCTCAGATTCACTTCTCCTTGAATGATTCCATTTATTTTAAAATACTCCTTAACTTGCTGTTGTATTTCTTGAATCATCGTTTCTGTAAAAAATTTATGATCATACTTATTCAATAACTTTGAGATTTTTTTATTTAAATCTGAACTTTCAGAAGTGATGGAAATTTTATTTACTCTTGTTGGCACGCCCTCCTCAATATCTAAGTGTGCTTCCAAGTTATTTTTACTTGCCTCTGGCAGATCCACATGTACCCTTGCATTCAGGAATCCAGACTCATTGTAATATTTTCTAATTCTTTCAGCGCCATCTAATACCTGATTTGAATCTAAAATGTCTCCTTCATTAACTCCCAAAATATTTCTTAATTCACTCACCGGTACAAAGGTTGAACCGCTAAAATGAATTTTTGAAATCCTCTTTGAATTAATAATTTCAACGATGTACTTTCCATTCAATTTTTTATAAATAACCATATCATAATTTATTTTTGTATGAATATAACGAATCATGTCATCTAAAACAGGGAGGATATCTTCATTTTTCCACTGTGAACTGAATTTTGTGGAAACATCTTTAATTAATTCTGGAGAGATATTTTCAAATTCTACAACTTCTCCCAGAACAACATTGAAGAGCATGAAAAAACTTAGGAAAAAAACTTTTAGCTCGACGCAGGTAAGCCAGAGGTAACACCTAGGAATCAAATCAAGATGGTAAGAGGAAGGCGACTTATTAGGGTTGAGTGCTTTCATCTAAATTCTTTCTTGAATTCCAAGTCTAATCCAAAAACACTCTGACTTTCTTTTTCATTTGATTTGATATTCTCAGCCTCTTTACCTTCCCAATTGCCAACGGCAGAAATATTTTGATTAAATAAATATTGAATTTTGACTTCCGAATTGGCCTCATTTCCAAGGGATCTACTCGCTGTCGCTTGAATTTTATTTGTGACCTTTTTGGAAACTGTTGCTTTTAAAACACTGATGTTTTTAGTCGAATCAAATTGATTAACGAACTGAATATCTAAACCCAAACGATTACGTAAATTCTTAGTAATGGAGGATTGCGAAAGTACCGCTGCACCAATTTCGTACCCTGTCTGAGCCGCTTGATCTTTTGACTGGACATTTTGATCCAGCTTCGTGGAAGTTACACCTAATGCCAACAAAGAAATTATTTCCGTTTCCGCTAGTGGAGGAATGCTTGTCATTTTAATAACAGATGTTTTGGCTGGCCCTTGAAGAATTAAATTAATATCATACTCATTTACTCTCGAAGTCGCAGAAATATATAAATCTGGATTGATTTCATTGGGATTTACAAAATTTATTAAACCCGTTTGTAAATCAAATATTTTATCCTTAAAAAACAATTTTGTTCCCTTTTCCATCTGTAACTTGCCAATCAACAAAGCAGAAGTCGGTGCTCCTTTCAATTGCAAGCTCCCGGTAACATACCCCTCT
The DNA window shown above is from Deltaproteobacteria bacterium and carries:
- a CDS encoding ComEC/Rec2 family competence protein, whose amino-acid sequence is MPIILLILLIFSHHLNFNLNKYFTNFSKIANLQCNETISSTSHYSGLFQSFLCGNKLDKSLPKETLIKAGVYHLIVVSGGHFLFLDFILNFLKIPLFLRCLFLFIYYLATGLQAPGFRALIHILFSILISFSSVSTSRLNKLVFSGIICLILNNSYWRSLSFWLSFSVCLALTTTKTLFFNEKPINKFIIENITIYIFLMPFLITLSYSHPLTLFIGSILVTPSFYFLTISTLLIFIFKVLHLNLWIYEYDKIIKFYFDFLDQVGSFSSYKNNLPWSWSWFWTYLFILFIMGHFIKVILERKSTHV
- the ald gene encoding alanine dehydrogenase, which codes for MIIGVPKEIKISENRVGITEAGVKQLVKEGNTVYIEKDAGLGSQITNEQYVKMGAKILDTKAEVYKKADMIMKVKEPLSDEYELLRENQILYTYLHLAAEPKLTKVLCERKVKAIAYETIQLPDGSLPLLKPMSEVAGRMATQIGAFYLQKDHGGKGILLGGVTGVRPAKVTIIGGGVVGTNAAKMAMGLGANVTVLDLNTARLEYLDDIFQGRLMTLYSNTKNIEEAVRDCDLLIGGVLITGQKAPTLVSKELVSSMSKGSVVVDVAVDQGGCIETCRPTSHQQPTYEVDGVIHYCVPNMPGVVPRTSTYALTNMTLKYGSMIAAMGVEDAVAKDAALLKGINVYNGYVCYEPVAHDLHMEFRAYKPKH
- a CDS encoding aldo/keto reductase; amino-acid sequence: MQHNRLGKAGLKISELSFGSWVTFHNQLSIKEVMDTMSIAYDHGVNFFDNAEVYAHGKSEEIMGEALKKLAWPRMKYMVSTKFFWGISDGPNEKNTLNRKYLLHAMECSLKRFSLEYVDIVYCHRPDPHTPLEETVWAMHDIISKGQALYWGTSEWSADEIRAAYLIAEKHHLHKPIVEQPQYNLFHRAKVEHEFSRLYEDFGVGLTTWSPLSSGLLSGKYLDKIPNNSRAQMKSMSWLREEIDNEKKKNQIKQFCILASDLSMKPSQLAISWCLTNPHVSSVILGASSNDQLIENLKSTEYKKLLTPEIVLKLNTIFC
- a CDS encoding competence/damage-inducible protein A; protein product: MSSNSKSITASHIAVGSELTSGQTVNTNSHFMAGYLQKRGVLNNYHLIVPDNKSLIVRALDLCTPDSNWIFIYGGLGPTTDDFTRVVVSEWANLSLEFHEPTWKYIKDNLASRNYPVREFQSQQAYFPKGALIMPNSKGTAHGFCFSWNQKMFFLLPGPPKEILSICENFLFEYIDRHTKNLNQWLTFTWNTLGQGESEIANQVEQELINFPVEVGYRVNQPYVEVKISFFKEDLIKNKPLLETIDSLLEPILAYKQEAPYKDFFLRKLASIKELEIQDNYTFGLIYEDLKNWGIKLSEMNFIISSQIREIQLRNYFIINKMDSETVSIKIAIENKILDFELKTTTIITWSTERKALYIKEKIYLYLIKHL
- a CDS encoding UDP-3-O-acyl-N-acetylglucosamine deacetylase, which translates into the protein MFLQKTIKHKALVEGIGIHSGDPCTLTFRPAPTNTGVYFVRSDLPGLPYLKVKSENVQATAYQTSIGGPHFTVATIEHCLAALSALRIDNLIIELDGPEIPIGDGSAKIFYEAIQKAGVIEQDQPRQYCYITEPIYLTEGDKQAYVLPYHGLRLTVTIDFPHSQIGKQKIDIDINESSFAREIAPARTFGFLKDVEALQARGLAKGGSLENAIVLDETKILNPTGLRFQDEFVRHKCLDALGDLVNLEMPLMGHVVLYKAGHDLMNKLVQLIKDSQSKYRHVELGIDLSEEIKKFSSWAL